The following coding sequences lie in one Gadus macrocephalus chromosome 1, ASM3116895v1 genomic window:
- the tshba gene encoding thyroid stimulating hormone subunit beta a — protein sequence MDYFVFVGSVLLLMFSPAAPMCVPTDYALYVEKPECNFCVAINTTICMGFCYSRDSNMGDLVGLRFLLQRGCTYNQVEYRTAILPGCPSEGSSLFSYPVALSCHCGACNTAVDECAHRASSNRPTCTKPVRHIYQSNFLLPF from the exons ATggattattttgtgtttgtgggcaGCGTCCTCTTGCTGATGTTCAGCCCAGCTGCTCCGATGTGCGTCCCAACGGACTACGCGCTCTACGTGGAGAAGCCCGAGTGTAACTTTTGTGTGGCTATCAACACCACCATCTGCATGGGATTCTGTTACTCTCGG GACAGCAACATGGGAGACCTGGTGGGCCTGCGCTTTCTGCTCCAGAGAGGCTGTACCTACAACCAGGTGGAGTACCGCACGGCCATCCTGCCCGGCTGCCCCAGCGAGGGCAGCTCTCTGTTCAGCTACCCCGTGGCCCTCAGCTGCCACTGCGGAGCCTGCAACACCGCAGTCGATGAGTGCGCCCACAGAGCCAGCAGCAACAGGCCCACGTGTACCAAGCCCGTCAGACACATCTACCAGAGCAACTTCCTGCTGCCCTTTTAA